CACTTGTGGGTGGGACATTACAGAATGATCCTGGCCACAGCAGAATAATATAATGGTATATTCAGTGGCACATGGAACCTCTGTGGCAATTCTGTGTCCAGAACAGCAATGCCTAAAGGCCTCTAGTGTGGAACTGCCTCTCTTATATAATCTAGAATATACACAAGAAAATCTGTTTCTTGTCTCCTCCTTGTAAACCAAACAGTTTAACAAAAACCagaccttcctcccagtctcaaCATTCTAGCCAGTCCTGGTTTTCCATTTGACTTATAGCTGCAGGATTTAAAAAACTGTGAATGTGTTTTTAGGGTCATGGGTGAGAATACACCCTGAAGCTCCACTGTTGCACACCAGGTTTTTCATTCATATTTCAGGGCCTAGAGAAGGCAGAGGCAAACAAGCTTCACGTCATTGAGCAAGATCTGGATGAGTTTGTGGACAGCATGACTGAGCCCACCCTAGCTGTGCCTCCAGAGGTTGAGAAAGAGCCAGGTCCCTCCAGAGCGCCCGAGAAACTTCCCCGGGCTGAACAGGTGGCGGAAAAAGTACTGAGGGCCGAAAAGGTGGCTGAGAGGACGCCCCGGGTGGAAAAGTTGACAGGGGTAGAGAAGGCAGCTGAGAAGCCACTGAGGATGGAGAAAGCACCAGAAAAAGCACCCAGGGTTGAAAAGGTGGCAGAGAAGACACTGCGTGTAGAGAAGCCAGCTGAGAAAGCACGTCCAGCAGCTCCAGGTATGGAGGTCTTTGTTGATTATATGTGGCAGCCATCCAAACTGAGGTGGTGTGGGTGGACTTAAGTGAATACCAGAACTGGGAGATTGGGGGTCAAGGCTAAACACACCACACTCCTTGTTTCTTATCACCTATGATGACCGCAAAGTGTCATCTTTAGACAGCATCCTTCATGTCACAAGCCtaaaagggacagggaggggcgctCCCTGGAGGAGGTGGGCTCTTCATGGCCAGTCTCTGGTCTTAAGAAGAATGTTTTTCTCttctttgcagctaatgagtttctgtgtgagaacaaagtgcttacttctggtcatCATTGGCTttccacttaatgatgtcacttctggccctcagcaggcaccacaaatgctaacatcttccctctgtatgaaacaagtttgacactcctgctgtaGACAAACCTTTGGTTTGACACAGCAGgtctctgcttatgttcttatcctaaaGTCACATTATAAAGGCCCTCAAGAGCAACTGGAAACAGGTTCTGGCgggcagtggtgggcctggattCTTCATTCCTCCTTCTTGTTTTCTCTTGGAAGCTCCAAGAACTGCCCCCATCAAGAGGAAAACTGTTGCTGGGCCTGCAAAGGACACACTCCCTTGGGAAGGGCTGACCTTGAACAAATGCATTCTTGTGGCCTCCTTCATTGCTCTCCTCAGTGTGGGCTGCCAGGTGGTCCAAGGTAAGAGAAGAGAGCATCATTCATGACTGATACCCCCAGGACACCCTCTACACTCCATCCTACCCACCTGCACACATAAACCCTCAACTTGGAGCTCACCCAACATCCCTCATTTTGCAGACATAATAGAATTTGGCGGAGACATTCTCGAGGCAGAACTTCGTGCATGGACTCTACAAGAAGGCAGCCCTCATGAAGGCAGTGGCGGCGAACTGGTGAGTCTTGATAACAGGCAtaggagaggacactgttccagtgAAAGGGTTTCTACCCATAGCAGAAGTTCCCAGGCTCAGCTGGTGGCTGCATGTTCAGATGAGACTGGGAAAGATCCCCATCTGAAATGCTGCTACCAATCAGATCAGATAGTTCTTGGCTAGATGGAGCAGGAGTCTGGTTATGTATAAGACAACATGGTGTATGTTCAAGTGGGTCTCAACATAAATGTCCATATCCAGGGACTGGTCCAAAGGGGCGCCattttcctgcctcccccactctgtGTCACTTCCAGTATGGAAGGTCAGGGTTACCATCTTTATGTTTCTCTTTAGCATCTACAGTTAATAGCCATATCCCAGGAGTTTATGCTTTATGTTTCTTTCCCTTCTAGGAACAGCTGTGGTTTTATGAGCGATGGTTTAACTGGTCAGGTTTAGATGAACTACCAGaaatagaggaggaggaggaggaggaagaggaactaATAGAAACAGAGGAGGAGTCAatagaacaggaggaggaggaggaagaacctGCACCAATAGAaatagaagaggaggaggaagatgaggaagaagaagagccAACGAAAGATGAGGAAGAGGAACCAGCAGCCAAGGTAGAACCAAAGAAGAGCCGGGAGAGAGCAAGGAGGGAAAAGCCCTCCAAAGACAAGGCCTTCCGAGGgcacaaggaggaggaagagaagcaccactttgGCAAGCGCCATCGTCGGGAGGGTAAAGGAAAGGAGGAGCCACATCAGCGGGAGGAAGGAAAGCGCCACCACCATAAACATGAAGCACCCCACTCCAAGGAGTACAAGCGAGAGCGACACCCGGAGGGCGACGGGAAGGGTCGCCACAAGGAGGAACATGACAAAGGCAAGGGCCGCCCCACCAAGTACATACGGGACTCTAAGCCCCACCCCCACGAGCACAAGGACAGGAAAACCTGGCAGGTGCAACGCCCATTCTTCTCCCCCCACAAGGACGGTGCCcataagtttgggaagcacaagTTCCAGGAGGGCAAGAGGCACGACTGACGAACCCACCGTTTGCCCTGCAATAGCAGATGGAGCTGTGAGATACCTCttgcctcctgccaccctttgCAAGTTGGGGCAGGAAGGAACAACTGCCAAGCACAAAGAGACACGCACTCTCGCTTTAAGCAGTTTGGTCCATGCCTCCTGCTTTTGCCTCTGTAGGTTTTGCTTCCACCTAGACCCCGCCCTCCCTGCAATAAGCTTTGTTCCATGCCTTGCACTTATTACGGATATGGTAGCAGCAGCAGGCTCTTGGCACACAGCTTAGGACTCAGCCAGCCATGGGAGATCAGTCTCATCCCCACCCTGCTATATCTCCTGCCTCCCTGGTGACCTTTTTTGTTACTGTACTGTGCCTTGATTTCCCTGGCTGCAAAAAAATGGGGAATAGAAGATCATCCTTCCCCACCACTGTGGGAGGTTGCAGTGCTTCAATTGGCCTTTGTTGGTGATGAAGGGCAAGGCCTTGATTGCTAGATATTACTAACTGTTGCAGAGAGGAAGTTAAAACTTGGCTCATGGTTGACTCACACACCCAGGGGTATTGTCGCCTGAAACCTCTTTGCTCCAAACCTTACAGCTGAAACATTTGAACTGTTGGTTCCTTGAACAGTACTGCATTTGAGAGGATGTCAGTGAATAGGCAAATGCTGGGTAGTGCTTACCCTATGGTGGTGTATTAGCATagacacagtggtgtagctagaggggttacaaagctcccactgcccagaatggctccgaagggcaggtggaggggccacttgcacgttGCAGTGGGGCTCCccgtaaaacttagtgctttgcaccccctctagctatgccactgtatagaCAACTGAGCACGCATCATATAAAATGCACATTTGAGTATTTACTGTAGCCAGaactagggaaaatattttcgtTTGGTGAAACCTTACCATTTACTTCATCCTTCTCTATGTTTCTTTGAGTCAGTGTGGGGGTTTTTAACCATTGCTCTTTGGACTCTCCTATTTTGTTGGAGAATTATCtctcctgtgttttttttttcttgcacaagATGAAACAAGTCTCTTTTCAGAAGGGTTTACAGTACAACTGAAGCAGAAATGGAAGTAAACCACAAGCACTAGAATAAGGAAATGATACCACCACTCCTCAGGAACCTTGCAGAATTCAGATGCAAATATCAACAAAGCTCAGTGTTCACTGTGATATTCTAAATCCTCTTTCTTTCTTAAGATGGAAAAAGTAATCTCTGGAGCCCAAATTTGAGTTCCGCTACCCCAAACCTCAGTATTTTTTGCAGTTGTAAAAAATAAACCATGTGCTGTGCAAATCAAAACATACAAGACCCGAGTTTCTAGTGTAAGAAATTAAGGCTGCACATTGAAATCCTTtgcacactcacctggaagccagccccatggaacacagggGGACTtcctactgagtaaacatgctagGGATGTTTTACTTCTCTTCTATACACATAAATAGCTGCAAATAGAGGATAAGCACTTTTTGCATCTGATCAAGTGAATTCTGGTCCTTGCTATAAATTTTGGTTAatctttagggcagtggttctcacacatttagcaccgggacccactttttagaatgagaatcttctcagggcccaccggaagtgatgtcatgaccagaagtgacatcatcaagcaggaaaatttttaacaatcccaggctaaatcctacccacacttacccaggagcaagtcccatttactattctttgttaaaagaatatacatagtagcttgttaaaagtacaggtctgtaacatttccccaaatgcagtcacataccttggtagcatcaagtctaatatattaaaaatgaaatactgaaatgaatggggacccacctgaaattggttcacgatccatgtagtgggtcccgacccacagtttgagaaacactgctttagggtaTCGCAAAACTCTTGATTTTCTTCACTCTCAAGCATGAATCTATGGGAATTTTTGTTGTGACAGTGGTGGAACCAAGATACCATTTCAAGCCACAAGCAAAATGTGACATGTGAGCATATTATAAACAGGTCTGGATTGCCAGCTAATCCAGCCCTCCTCTTAAGAATTCTAGATTTCACAGCACATCTGATCAGGCAGACTCATCTATATCCAGATTCATACAGTTAAGTTGTGGGTATGATAATTTCTCCAAAATGATATGCAAAAACCAGTCCTTTggcttacagcccattcctattggGTTctgccaccagtggaacacacattcttcTGGTGGTGACTGCTGCAAAACACCCATAAAatgcactctggcagcacactgtATAGTGCACTGCCTGAGTGCTAGGgggaaggttggagccttcccTTGTGTGTTGGGGTATTGCTGGCCACCTGCCAGGGCATGTAAGCCAACAGGGGGCTGGATGGGGGGaaatgagggtggggaggggatggaactgggcagggagggggggcagaacaggggtgtggAGGCTGTGAGTGGATCTTGTGGTGATGTCACACagcaaatcctatcccctccacaggcagcctcctcaccccctttctttcctctgacTTGCTCCAgtgaatcactggtgcaggtcctagGGGAGtcactgtggagcaggaggcttatggaggtgtaaggggatttaaaccccCTTTTCCCTCTAACCTTCTCAATCTacccaccaccactggatacagcatgcccatttttggtgtggctgcaccagcggcagaggaggaggataggattgggctgttaatttcattTAACACAATCCAGAGGTTTTCTGCTTGCTTAAAATGAAAATCCTGTCCTCCAAGAACTTGAGAGTTATGATacatattagccattttgtttctTCCCTTGTCACAGGAGGGAACCGCATAATAAAACATGGACAGGAATTTTGTGCCCTGAAGAAAAACAGAGACTTGGAAAAGTGTATATGATTTTCTGTATAGTAAACACAATGTAGAAAAAGGACAAGCCTCCACTATTGCCCATTGTGTGTCAGCTTGACATAGAAGCAAAATAGAGGAACAGCAATCGTTTAACAACAAAAGACTGGCCAGCAACACAGCCTCAAAGAACTTTTTCACACATACCCCCATGGCTTAAATctgtttataaatatatatttaaataaaagtttCAAAAACTTCTGAAATCTGTTTGGTGTGTTGTCCCTCCCAGCACATTGGTATCGTTTTGAACTATTTCAAGAGATTGGGAAAGGAATGTCAACACAGCCAAAGAAAAGAAGAGGTCTAATCTTCTGAGGCTGTCAGTAATTATGGAGGGTTAACAAATAACTTTGTACATGCTCAAGGGCAGTGTTGACTTTTTCTGATATCAAGGGGCAAAAATAGAAGGCCCATAAGAAGTgttctgctggatcaaaccaaagagtTATCCACTCCAACATTCTCCTTTCCGCAGCAGCCATCCCAATGTTTTTGGGAGCAACtcgcaggacatgaaggcaacagcttcacacacacacaccccacaagcaGGATCCAGTTAAAACCTGGCATCAAGTTCTGGAGTAACAAAGAGAAAACCAGCCAGCACTGAAGGGGTGAAATATATTTccagccacactttcctcagTCAGCATGAAACCCAAGAGAGCTACAAGAGTTAAAACAATGCTAAGAGTTGGGCTGGGCATACACCATGATTCTGTGGGAGCATGGAAAAAACTGCATGGAATGCAGGGCACAAAACTGAGTCTCCCCCACATCTCAGCTGAATCTAAAACTAACAACAATAAAAAAGAGCAAGGTTCTGGTCCCCATGGCTGTAAAAGCTTGTAGGTATGAGCGATAGCTGCAGAAATCACAGAAGCCAGAAGAGCATCTGAATTAGATCACTATTGAGTGTGCCCTTCATTGTGCCCTGAATATTGGACCACCCAACCCAAGGGGTAGCAGCACCAAAATAATTGATGCAAAAACCATTTCAAAACACAAAAGCAGCAATATAAAGTAGAAGCAATTCTGCAGCTTTGCTCACTGTGCATTTAGCGAAGTCATAGAATTATAGCTTTCTTCAGAAcagaagagaatttttttttagcaGAACACACAATGTTAACCCATAACAGAAGGAAGGCATAGTCAAAACTGCTGGCCTTTGGCAAAGCATGCGCCTTCTGTAACCAAGGAAGAGCCAGAAGTCTCTCTTTACCGGCAACCACATGCCTCAGCCACCATATTGGGATAGTTCTTTACCATCATGCCTTGGTCATTGGTAAAGGTCAGGATGAGGCTTTGGGAATACCGCACTGGGACACAACAAGGGACGCGCTGGAGGGGAGCGCCCTGTTCGTGCATTCGCAGCAGGAAGACGGTGTGGGAGTAGTAGTCAGGGATGCGGGAGGACAGTGGGATCCTGCAGGGCCCCACACAGTTGTTGGCGTTGTACCATTCCGGAAAGATGACATATCCTGTGGAGACCAGGTCTATCTTGAGCTCCTGCAGGCGGCAATAATTGTCCCCTCCCTGGGCACTACGGTTTGCCCGGGGTAGCTTTCTCAATTCTCGCCACCGAACGCGCACAGCCTGCAGGGCCTTCAGCAGCAGTAGGCTGTGGATTTTTTGcctcctcccagctgcctctTGCTGCCTCATCACTCCATCAGCACTGCCAGAAGGGTAGTAGCAGAAAGCCAGTAGGTTGTGGAagaggcctgcgttggctcggaaGGGTGGAATCACCCTCAGTTCCTGGATCACAGAATGCAGCTTCTCCAGCAGTTGCTGCAGCAACCTCCCTTCCAGATCCCAGTGATCCAGATGTTGCTCCATCAAGGCCTGGTTGTCTTCAGGGAAGAGGACCACCAAGTGGTCCTCAGACTGGACCAGCTGTTCCAAAGCCACCTTCTCTGACAGGTTAAGTAACCAGTGGGGAAGGGCTTCCATCGTGTCAAAATCCAGTCGGAGGTGTGgcctggaggtggggggtggcTCCTCGGAGGGGCTCAAGACCTTATTGACGAACCAAGAGAGGGCCTCTAGGAACTGCCCAGTACTCATGGGTGCTAGTGCTGAGATATTCATCTGGCTGGTGGCAAATTTGGAGGGTGAGGCTTCAACCATGTCAGGTATTGGAAAACTGCTGCGgagacagaaaacagaaaaagagCTGTGTCcccaagtttatttttattttatttttcaaagtttCTATGTCACCCTTCTCAGGAGAGTTCAGAACAAAAAACTACAGCGAATAAGCAAAATTATAtaatatgaatgaatgcaatCTTTATAAAACAATATAGGAAAATGACATCTCAATCAGCAAGAGTTAACTTAATCAGCCAGTTCCAGAAAGAGTTACtctctatattttaaaaaatatcagaGCAGCCGTCCTTTTgtctctctcttcccaccccacctcctaTATTTTTCCAGCAGTGCTACTATAATATATTCCCTTAATGTTCTTTGTGGGCTTAGCATTCACAAGTATCAACATGGGGATTAGGATTTGTCaaagctctcccccccctccccaatttcacAACCCAGGCTGTGGATTGGGGAGTAATTTGATTATTTTTAGGAGGGGGTGAACATCACCAGCACACATCACAACTCCTTTCAACCtactggcagctgccattttgttcCTTTGGAATGACATCAGGTCATCATGCCTCACTGTTCAGAGAGGCGTTCATGGGGGGATTATGGCTGTTGGGGGCACAGTCATTCTCCCCCCAGTACCTGTTAGCTGCATAGCTGGGGGCTACCATTTCTCCCCCAGAACAAAAGCATTGTTCTGGAACATTCTGGGGTGCAGTAATATTAACACTAATCCAAAGGAGCCAGGAGGCACTCTGTTGAGTTTCACCCCTACAAGGTTGAAAATGTGAAAGAGATGAAATAATTTTACTCCCTTTCTTCTCTGAACATTTATCCCCAAACAGAGTAAATATGCAGAAGGACAATCCAGTTTTACACAGTATTAAAAGGTCAGATCTCCAAACTCTTGGCTTGAAACAGAACCTGCAATGCATAAGTAGATCCAACCTTCTGGGAGGCCACCCTACTTTCCTAAGTTGGAAGCTTGAAGTAGACAAAAATTCCTCTCTGTTGGAATATTGTCTCCAAGCTAGGAGTCTGCAGACACATATTTAGCCTCTATTTGTGGGCTAAGCTAGATGAGAAATGCCTGAGGAAAGAGGGCTGCTCACCTGGGCTTTGGGTATGGGACTGTGTCCAGCACACCATCAGCAGCAAGGAAAGAAGAGGGTAGAGAAACGGTATCATCAGGCATTTGTTTCGCCAACACCAGGACAGCTGGTGTCATACGGGTGAAGCATTTTGCATCAAACCCAAACAGGAGATCTTGTACATCATGGGATGAGAGGGAGGAAACTGGGCGGGAAAGAACCAAAAGAGTAAGAAGGATTGATTAAGGTGGCAGCAGTCAACAAAAGTTCTTCCTCCATAATAGAGCCAATATACTCCCAGTCCCCCCTGGAAAGACAATTATAATATTAGGCACTGAATAAGATTTTGTCTCCAAGTGTATATAGTAAAGTGTTTAAAAATAAGGGGAAGATGACTTTAGTTGcaagtttaaaaagaaattgcAGCATGAAAAAACAATGGAAAGTCAGAGCTGTTTAAATCAATTTATGGGAGAAAGTGAGAGCACCAATAAAAAAAATAGGCTGCAAATAAAAATTCACTCTCTAGACTAAAGTTGGTGGAGATTATTGGAGTACCAGTTCAAGGGAAGCAggctcttctccctcccttccatgCATGgactttggccacaatcctaaccaggtctactcagaagtaagccctattttgttcaatggggcttaccctcaggaaagtgtggttaggatttcagccttagatgTCACATCCCAGCATGCCTTTGTACAAGTCATGACAAAATTTCCTGTGGTTTTCTAAAGTTCATGAGCAAGATGAGCTTTCTGGTGGACTGAGTTCACTAGATTGGAGCAATGTCACCTTGCAAGTCAGCAGGTGCTGGTCAACAGGTTTTTCAAAACCTGTGCTGCTACTACAGCAGCTAAGCAACCCTAGAGACCACAGACTTATTGCAAGAGAATGAACATGAGACTTGCTAAACCTGAGCTTCCAGATACTTCAGCAGCCCTTGAGAGGTCTTACCTGCTGTGCCAGTAAAGTATAAAGCAAAGTTCCTagattaaaatttgaaaaaaccAGTGTAGGAAGAGAGAATCAATACATACAAGGGACACCACCTCTTCTGTGATGAATGCTCCAGTACACTTTTTCCCAGAACACAAATGAAGTGGTGGCACTGGGGAGAGAGGTCTATCTGCTGATAGGGGGAATCGTAACTAAAATACCTCCAGTCCCTGCCCCATATATACCCTTGTTGCTATGATGTTGGATTGCCAAGGAAACTTCATAGATGAGGTGTCCAGGTGTATGCCTGCCGGACATCACTGAGCCCTGGAGGACTAGGTACCGTGTCCCCTTAGTTAGACAGACAATCTGTAACagtggagaaagggaagagaaaaaaagatttgTCAAATTTATAAAGCAGGTTAGAGGTACAACAATGTCCCATTTTCTCCTAGGTCTATCACTGTGCTTTGGATGGCTGCTTGACATGTAGATATAGCACCATGATTGTATATGGCATATTGCAAAAGCACAAGATGACAGGCACTTGCCTCAAGGAGCCTGCAGTTTATAGTTTAACAAAGGGGAAGTAACCGAGGAAGAAAAGAGAGTTGGAGGCAGGGGACAAACTAGGGAAGAATATGCAATGATTTCAAGCGTGTGTACTTAGGCTTAGCTAGGGAGTAGGGACTAAGGGATTGTGCCAAGGACTTTATGGGAAAAGTGAGTTtcaaggagggatttgaaggaagtgagaGGATGGGCAACAAGAGGGCATAGTGGGAGGTGGTTTTAGGCACAAGGGGCAATAAACAAGAAAGGTCAGGGTAATTTAAGGGAGCAAGAGACCTTTGGATGACTGAGCTAGAAGAGCAAAGATGATGGGGCTGGGATTTATCAGGACACGAAGCTTGCACAGGATCCACAAATAGACAGAAAGCCAGAATTGGgatttgatttggggggggggggcatactaTCTCCAGTTCAGGGaacacctgttgaatttctgcaggTCAAGCTTATGTTTAAAGTACAGAAACAGAgccagtttattttttaaaaacgttTCCTAGATGGGGATAACAGGAGACATTGACTCTAGAAGTCCTGGTAGGAAAGGAACAAAAAGGAAGACCAAATACcaattagtccagtggttctcaaactggtgggtcatgacccaccagttcgtgtaatgcttccccgtccctttaaggggcgggggaagggcagggaggcagcaaatCAATCCCAGGATCTCCTGCaaaaaggaagtgctttgcgcctgcttctattgcaggttccaagcctcggggagcgctgcggagggctgcacagggctccccgcacctcctgcagcctaatGCAcccctacaccatgccaagtaagtcacaagcaccctctAGCCCCCCCcttagcggcgcaatcctggggatcgcgttgctgtcCTAGCccttcccccgcaagaacttactgagggagtaaagttctctcaaagtttgagaaacactgatctagtctaacttcctgtttccaacagtggcaatCATGCGTCACCAAAAGACCCATAAGCAGGACAGAGAGGCAACAGTCCTCCTCATTGGTTTGCCTCTCCCCCAGTATCTGATCTGCCGAAATAGACTGCCTCTATACATGACGCTTCCACTTGGGAAACATGGTTAACATTCAATGAGAGACCCACCAAAGAGCATAAATGATGGCCTCTCTGCAAcacagtaagagcccaatcctatccaattttccagcgtcAGTGCAGTTatatcaatggggcatgtgctgcattctgtggtggggggacagtcacataggcctcctcaagg
The DNA window shown above is from Tiliqua scincoides isolate rTilSci1 chromosome 8, rTilSci1.hap2, whole genome shotgun sequence and carries:
- the JSRP1 gene encoding junctional sarcoplasmic reticulum protein 1 isoform X3, with translation MATGPYKVLETNKQDPDSLTDVPVQKESKQFKGDQKAADSEVPASKEEVNNTPNGLEKAEANKLHVIEQDLDEFVDSMTEPTLAVPPEVEKEPGPSRAPEKLPRAEQVAEKVLRAEKVAERTPRVEKLTGVEKAAEKPLRMEKAPEKAPRVEKVAEKTLRVEKPAEKARPAAPAPRTAPIKRKTVAGPAKDTLPWEGLTLNKCILVASFIALLSVGCQVVQDIIEFGGDILEAELRAWTLQEGSPHEGSGGELEQLWFYERWFNWSGLDELPEIEEEEEEEEELIETEEESIEQEEEEEEPAPIEIEEEEEDEEEEEPTKDEEEEPAAKVEPKKSRERARREKPSKDKAFRGHKEEEEKHHFGKRHRREGKGKEEPHQREEGKRHHHKHEAPHSKEYKRERHPEGDGKGRHKEEHDKGGNRIIKHGQEFCALKKNRDLEKCI
- the JSRP1 gene encoding junctional sarcoplasmic reticulum protein 1 isoform X1, with protein sequence MATGPYKVLETNKQDPDSLTDVPVQKESKQFKGDQKAADSEVPASKEEVNNTPNGLEKAEANKLHVIEQDLDEFVDSMTEPTLAVPPEVEKEPGPSRAPEKLPRAEQVAEKVLRAEKVAERTPRVEKLTGVEKAAEKPLRMEKAPEKAPRVEKVAEKTLRVEKPAEKARPAAPAPRTAPIKRKTVAGPAKDTLPWEGLTLNKCILVASFIALLSVGCQVVQDIIEFGGDILEAELRAWTLQEGSPHEGSGGELEQLWFYERWFNWSGLDELPEIEEEEEEEEELIETEEESIEQEEEEEEPAPIEIEEEEEDEEEEEPTKDEEEEPAAKVEPKKSRERARREKPSKDKAFRGHKEEEEKHHFGKRHRREGKGKEEPHQREEGKRHHHKHEAPHSKEYKRERHPEGDGKGRHKEEHDKGKGRPTKYIRDSKPHPHEHKDRKTWQVQRPFFSPHKDGAHKFGKHKFQEGKRHD
- the JSRP1 gene encoding junctional sarcoplasmic reticulum protein 1 isoform X2 → MATGPYKVLETNKQDPDSLTDVPVQKESKQFKGDQKADSEVPASKEEVNNTPNGLEKAEANKLHVIEQDLDEFVDSMTEPTLAVPPEVEKEPGPSRAPEKLPRAEQVAEKVLRAEKVAERTPRVEKLTGVEKAAEKPLRMEKAPEKAPRVEKVAEKTLRVEKPAEKARPAAPAPRTAPIKRKTVAGPAKDTLPWEGLTLNKCILVASFIALLSVGCQVVQDIIEFGGDILEAELRAWTLQEGSPHEGSGGELEQLWFYERWFNWSGLDELPEIEEEEEEEEELIETEEESIEQEEEEEEPAPIEIEEEEEDEEEEEPTKDEEEEPAAKVEPKKSRERARREKPSKDKAFRGHKEEEEKHHFGKRHRREGKGKEEPHQREEGKRHHHKHEAPHSKEYKRERHPEGDGKGRHKEEHDKGKGRPTKYIRDSKPHPHEHKDRKTWQVQRPFFSPHKDGAHKFGKHKFQEGKRHD
- the JSRP1 gene encoding junctional sarcoplasmic reticulum protein 1 isoform X4, giving the protein MCQFRRKANSLRGTKKQGLEKAEANKLHVIEQDLDEFVDSMTEPTLAVPPEVEKEPGPSRAPEKLPRAEQVAEKVLRAEKVAERTPRVEKLTGVEKAAEKPLRMEKAPEKAPRVEKVAEKTLRVEKPAEKARPAAPAPRTAPIKRKTVAGPAKDTLPWEGLTLNKCILVASFIALLSVGCQVVQDIIEFGGDILEAELRAWTLQEGSPHEGSGGELEQLWFYERWFNWSGLDELPEIEEEEEEEEELIETEEESIEQEEEEEEPAPIEIEEEEEDEEEEEPTKDEEEEPAAKVEPKKSRERARREKPSKDKAFRGHKEEEEKHHFGKRHRREGKGKEEPHQREEGKRHHHKHEAPHSKEYKRERHPEGDGKGRHKEEHDKGKGRPTKYIRDSKPHPHEHKDRKTWQVQRPFFSPHKDGAHKFGKHKFQEGKRHD
- the AMH gene encoding muellerian-inhibiting factor, with the protein product MTDFRGPQAKIFIVPETSEDNSERNQLHQHFAREEEKHSRPGFGFQSLSLRGLEEPVCRVKLDGGSIWGPNHLEVVGLLTSYDSGFLKALSKSTWDEGELEIFGICPSEVPHGVLSSLQRISDHLANPRENHFLLLHLEEVKWEAETKLRFTLTFQENVERFLGPLQLAVLMFYQGKKEWVGASPRMKFIIGGEGLHQKQIVCLTKGTRYLVLQGSVMSGRHTPGHLIYEVSLAIQHHSNKVSSLSSHDVQDLLFGFDAKCFTRMTPAVLVLAKQMPDDTVSLPSSFLAADGVLDTVPYPKPSSFPIPDMVEASPSKFATSQMNISALAPMSTGQFLEALSWFVNKVLSPSEEPPPTSRPHLRLDFDTMEALPHWLLNLSEKVALEQLVQSEDHLVVLFPEDNQALMEQHLDHWDLEGRLLQQLLEKLHSVIQELRVIPPFRANAGLFHNLLAFCYYPSGSADGVMRQQEAAGRRQKIHSLLLLKALQAVRVRWRELRKLPRANRSAQGGDNYCRLQELKIDLVSTGYVIFPEWYNANNCVGPCRIPLSSRIPDYYSHTVFLLRMHEQGAPLQRVPCCVPVRYSQSLILTFTNDQGMMVKNYPNMVAEACGCR